The following DNA comes from Oncorhynchus masou masou isolate Uvic2021 chromosome 21, UVic_Omas_1.1, whole genome shotgun sequence.
GTACTTATCAGCTTGTTAGAGTTTGTATGACTGTGTAATGCAGCGTAGAAAACATGATTTGATAAAGACATAAATTATGCTTGAGAAAGACAGTCGTTATTTAACAGCAAGATTATAATTTGGGATTGATGTACCATACAAGTGACACATGCTAATGAAATGCATTTCCAGGAATCACATCCAATCAGAAACCAAATGAGTATGTGTTTCACAATAAGAACTTCCAAACCACATAAACAAATTGTCTGCAACTCTGGTGTATCAAAGTGCATGGAATGGGTTTTGTGTACCATGAGTAAGGTCTGGTTTACTCCCATATCTCTTCCCATCAGAGCAATATCAAGCTGTGATCACACTATAAATTACCAGCCCCACTGAGCATAACATTCAAAGCCAAACTGATTGTCCGTCAAGTCCTCTTTGGCATCAAAAGGACATTACATTCATATTGCTGATTTAATCAATGTCCCCTCCATTGTTGTTAGGATATGGGTTATGTCTTTCATTTCCCCTACTACCTCAAAAGACTAATCCAAATTAttttttgctgcactgaaagggAAATTAATAAATCTCAGAAAAGGAAATCATAGTTCCAGACTGTAAAAATATGGTTGAGTTCTGCATGTATACAAAATCACAGTATATACTATAGGACTGTGTATTAACACGTGATGTGGGTTGAATCCAAAAGTCATTTGTAACAAAACTGGAAAGGCAACATAGTAGCCCATACTTAGCACCTGGAAATACTGTCACCATTCATCAATACAGTGTTGGGATACTGAAAGCAGCAAAGTCTATCGCGATAATGAGTGTTTGACCATGGAATGTTTCCCAATATAAAAAAGCAAAAAATCACGAGAGACAGaggtaaaaacaacaacaacaaaaaacagaagAACTCGGTCAGTTATTTGAGACAACTTACTTGTAGCCTAAAGAAGCTCTTCATATATGTAAGATTGCTACACATCCGTGTTTTGGCTGAAACCTCAGTGGACATAATGGACAGTTTCAAAGCCAATTAAAAGATAAACCTGAGCCCAACCGAGAAAACCATGAACATGGCAAATATTCAAGCCACTATACACAATGGAGATTGGACGAAAGCATTTTCTTTACTTCTGGCTCTGTACTCCAACAGTTCACATTTTCACATATGAATATGAGGCAAAACAACAGCATGTCAGCTTTTCTTTGAGGGTATTTATCATACATATGTTTTACTGTtcagaaatgaaagcacttttcAGAAATGaaagcagcccccccccccacacacttatAGTGTATTAAAGTAGCCAAAGGTTTAGTATGTGTTTTGGGTTATGATTTGCCCAATGTTAACTGAATGGTGAATGATGACTGGAGTCATTTTATTTCTAAGTGAGCCGATAAgttgtttctgaacacttctaaatTAATCCGGATAGAGTGAGAAAGttactacaacaaaacatgctaacctctcaccattaccaataacagggaaGGTTAGCATTTTGGGTGAGGTATGATCTttgtgcctctgtaactttctcatgaTTGATtcatgattatccataatcatggtagcatccaacttaatgtagaagtgttcagaaacatcttgTGACTCCAAGATGACAATATATTATTCACCATTTAGTTCCTATCGGGCAAAacatcctctgaaacacaaccaaaaactgcaaatgcatccaacaaatttgcAGTCACAAACTTGATAACATCATTGCGTGCAAGGattatgggaccaaatactaaacttttgactactttaatacactataagtgaaCTAGTCCAAATACATATGACTTCTTAAAATGGGGGGACGATATGCATAAAGTGCTTTCTAAACGGTAAAACagatatgaaaataccctcaaataaaggtgacattctgtactctCGCCTCATTTGTAACATTTTATCCACAAAATAaatctggagtatagaggcaaattAAAAAGGTGAGTTTTACTGTCCAAATACAAACAGAGGGGAGTGTATACTCTTTAAACAAATAGTGCTGCAACATTTATGAGTGACCCTGATTTTAATAGGTCTGACAAAAAAAGCCATACATATGACATCAGATATGCCTTTAATATAAAACATGTTCACATTCTGTCCAGTTTGATGCGTAAAATAAGCAATAATGTGTGCCTAAATGAATAGCTTTTTCTTTTACTATAATATTGGACGAGCACGCGCACTGTGCATGCACCAGCATTGTTGACAAGTAGCTGAGAGTGCTATGATTGGTCCATTGCGATGGGTGTTTCCGCATTCTGTTGTGAGCTGTCAGTGCGAGTGTAACTTGGAAAGCGCACTGTCGTCTCTCTTAAGTAACTATCTTATCATCCATTCCCGGGGGACTACCCGTTAAACGGTTGAGATCCAGGATGCCCTATGTACTCGTTAGTACTCAGATCCGACTGGTTAGTATTCCTCATCCCGTCATAGCATACAGACTGCATCCTTGCGGTTGACGCGTACGCTGAAATGTTATAGAGACTAAAGACTTTGTAAAGGAAGGCTCTGCAACCATGTCGCCGATTTTGACGTGTAGCTTATTACATGGGTATCAGCTATGTCCATGTTTGCAACATTGTAACATTTGCAAACATGGAAGCGAAACAAATTCGAACTAGTGCATAGCAGCTCGCGTCTCGTTTCTTTTTCTTCAGTACACCAAATTAAAAACACGTTCACTGCTCAGTCAGATAAAGTATGTAGGCCTATTTCTGTGCATAACCATAACTGGTAAATTGTTATAGAGATTGTGGATGACATGCCATGCATATTTTCGGTGTTTGTCAATGTATTTCAAGAATGCaacggagtgtacaaaacattaagaacagatGCTCGTTCCATGACAAACTGACCAggcgaatccaggtgaaagctatgatcccttattgatgtcacttgttaattccacttcaatcagtgcagatgaaggggaggagacaggttaaagaaggatttttaaatcttgagacatggattgtgtgtgtgtgtgccattcagagggtgaatgggcaagacaaaatatttaagtgcctttgagcacactggtttgtgtcaagaactgcaacgctgctgcgTTTTTCACActgaacagtttcctgtgtgtatcaagaaaggTCCTTCCTAATATTGTGTGTCAATATTAGTAAtgtgttaatgttttgtacactctacACTGTGCACACACCTGAATATCTGTTTTTCAGGAGACAGGGCCAACCATGGTAGGAGATGAATACTCTGACCCAACCATAATGAACTACCTGGGAGCCAGGAAAACCACCATGCTGGGGAACAATTTGTGAGTGTTGAGTATATCTCACTGTATGTCTCCATCCTTACGGCCAAGATTATGACAAACCTCTGAGCGACGGACGAATGGTGTAGTAGTGGTATAAGTTGAACCAGGAAAGGACATAGGCTGTTGCTCTGTAGTTTGGGAGCAGACAAGCAGAGCTGATCGAACAACAGGGAAGTGTTGTCATTGTGGATCTGCCACAAGTGCTTTTGGGAAATGAACCAAGGTGTGGAGGGAATAATCACAAACACAATCCTGGCTCATTTAGCCGAGTTCTCCTGCGTGTTCGCACTCCTGACAGAGTTCACAGAATGAGTTTGACATTTTACATCTGAGAAAAAAACTAAACTTTCTGCCCCTTGCAGCTCGGAGTACCACGTGGATGAACCTCCGCGGTTGGTGTTGGACAAGTTGGAGAAGATTGGCTTCCGCTTGGTGACGATGACAGGCGTGGGTCAAACGCTGGTGTGGTGCATGCACAAGGAGACTGAGTGACCTGACTGTGGATCAATGACACTGATAGTGTGTCTTGGGCCACAaggttgtggtggtagtgttCTGTCCAATGAGGAGCAAGAGATGATAACCTATATTGTATGTATTACATCAAATCAAGGATGGATTCTATACATTCATTTTGCTACTGTTCTTTGTGATGTACTGGTCCTTTGtcttccatttatttattttttagcaaGGGGTGCAGATTACTGAATTTCGAATGATCAATTCTCCAGATCGGTATTTGCCCCGTTAGCAAATGTGTGAATTTGTATAATGACACTACTTGTCCAAAATCTTTTGTACTCCCATTCAAACTCACTCCAATGTGATGGAGCAGCTACCAAATGTGTGTAGTGGCTTGTTCATAATCTATCATAGCAATGGGTTTAGAGTTCAGGGAAACAGGACGATGTCAAGAAAAGTACATTCCAGAGAGGAATGTAGTTCACTTCATTACTAACTGAATCTGAATGTCAAGAGTATGATGTTGAATCAGTTCTAAAGTTTTACATTGCCTTTAGGCCAAGCAAATATTCCTCTATCCTGAATCCTATTCCATTTTCTCAAATGCTCTGTAAACAGGTGTCGATTTAACAGTGAACTGCTTAATTATGGGCCATTCCCAAcattgcagagagaaagaaaataacaTGTAATAAATACAATGaataatgataacttggctatatacaaggggtaccagtacaatgTACAGAgttatgaggtaattgaggtagatatgtacatacaaCTAAGAAATAAGTGACAGATAAAACTGTCAAAAGTTGGTGTAAAAAGGAGCTGTGTGAGAATATTAGTTTTCATATCATTGGTAACATTAGATGCATGTGAAGAAATTATAATAAAGGTGATTTGATATTTGCTCCGTGGCATGTCCCAACTCTCAAGGAGTAGAGTTTACTTAAAAGGACAGGTTGGAAGTCTGATCTCCCGGTCTGCCATCTGTCAGTACAATATGGTAAGCATTACATTTGTTGGACAAATGTGTCATGCTCTCTGAAAAAAAAGCTCTAAACAAGCCATTGGAACTGTGCCTTCACGCCTCAGGTTGAGGGGAAATATGGCACGTCTGCAGTGGTTTTTAGACTCTCAAAGTGGGCCAGTGAGACCTCAGTACATAGGGGGAAGTTAGTCGGGTCCTGTAAGTGTGACAAGTGTGCTGCAGACATGCCTGGTGGAGACCATCTGAGCCAGCACTTCTGCTGCTACTGGGTGGTTTCATTAGTCTCTGGGCTGCCAGCGCATGTCTGAGGCTAACCCCAGATCACCAAGCCTTCGCCAGGCCTGCTGCCGTGACTTGGCCACAATTTACACCCAAATATCAAAAGGGCCCCTAATTTCTCCATGCGGGCGCAACTGTGGTCGGTTCCAGGTTCTGCTGGCATCTGAGGAGATGCCAGCTTCCACACGGACAGAGGATCTGAGGAAGAGGATGCTGTGAAGATGCCGCTGGAGGCTTCTCCTGTTGATTGGATGGCTTTTGTTGGGACACCACATCTTCCTGTTTCATTTCCATGCAGCACAATCCGCTGGCACTGGGCACGGTCAGGATATGTTCCTGGAACTGTAATTGTATTCCCTCTTGTAATTTGGACTCAATGTTCAGCTTTTTTCTCTCGGGTATGACAGGCCGTCCATCAAATGCATAAATAGAACCATCTGATTAGTGTATATTGCAGTAGAAGAGGAGAGTATGGGGAGAGAAGTGTAGGGACACGATGGCTCACACCACAGCTGGCCGTTGTGTAAGAGAGCTGCGGCAGGCTGGGAGTGCCGGGGAGATGGATCACTGGGTTGGACCAACCAGCTGGCTATGAGTCTCCAAAATAACACGATGACAGGAAGAAACTTCACACAGCCCCAGGAATAGACTACATTATACCATAGTCCACTGAGGGACAACATACATCTATTTTGTTTTTGGATGTCCCACGGAGAGGACACTGTTACAAATGTTTGTTTCTCTGGTCAGAGTGACTGTAGCCTAGCTCAGTGTGTCAGGTCCTAAATAGAAGTGGCCCAGACATCCCAGCATTCGGGTGTGACATCAGGAGACCTCTTCCTCCATGAGCAACTCATTTAACAGCCTCTGTTGGGAAACTCATCTGAAACCACAACATTCAGGCAAGAGAGGAACGGTCATGATACTGTATGAATATATCTTTCATGAATACCAACGATTTCAAGGAACAGATGTATTTATTGTAGCACAACCAGTAAACAGGATTTACATTTGATCTTCAGTTCAGTTGATTTCACTGGGATGACCAACTAGTCATCAGATTATCTCTTCATAATACTTTCAAGGAACAGATGTATTTATTGTAGCACAACCAGTAAACAGGATTTGACAGAGGAGACGAGGGTGAATCGCACTTAGAATAGGTATATTTTGGACTCGCTAACTACAATGTCAAAGTTCAGTGCAGGGTGGTACTAAAGTCTTCAGATCAAGTATCAGCCTTGAAGTTGTACAGTACCTTCGATATACAAAACTCAAACAATCATAACCACCAATAAAGGGCCTCGAGTATATTCCCATTTCATCACATGGGCCCACAAACATTCCCTTGAAAACATGCCTACAGTACTACCACTCCCATCCCAGGCTGATTGACAGTTAAAAATGTAATAGCCATAATTTCCCCATCTTCTTTTCACATGGTTTGTGGTTTACACTGTTGGAAGACAACTTCAAATTGCATTAAAGGGAAACGACTCAGTCTCTTTGCTGCAAAGATTGTTCATTACCCTAACGTTTTACAGTTTGAGAAAGTGATACTGACAGATGCAAATTACATGATTGCATCATTTAGATGTTGGATGGCCCATTTATTTGGGGTCTTTTGCAATATGTTATGATAACATTCCTTGTTAGTATAAAATTCTTCTTCCCCTGTTCATCTTACAAGTGGTTTGGATGAAAAAGTACACTGGTTGAGTTTACATTAGAATAGTAGCTGGTAGTAATTCAGTAAATGACAAACCAGAAACACACCCGTTCTTTAAAAAATACGTTTAttcaacagatttttttttttttttttaaacacagatGAGATGTGCTTTATGAAACTAAAGCATCAGGTGTATAGTAAACTGTAGTTTAGTTGTGGCTGGGAAGAGCTGGTCTGGGGCCAGGATTCATTCAAAGGTTCATTGAAGCGCGGAGATCACATTCACAGTATAGGGTGCAGATGTCAGCTCAAACGGAAATGACCTTCAAATGTCAAGCACCGCACCCTTACAGAAAACACACCTTGGATTGAATCCCGGTCTGAGACTGGATCTGGGCTGGTACTATGCTGCatcctcctcgtcctctctctgcatctcctctatgagtctctgtctctctgatgctTGTCTCATATTCATCAGCACCACGCTCTCATAGTCCCGCTCACTGCTCAGGGCGCCCTGTAAGGGTAGacaaacagtcagatcaacagggacaggcaggcagaggacAGGTACAAAGCATTTACAACCTGTGATCTTTACCACAGTCATTTCACCAACTTTACCTTAGTTACCAGTGTAAAACGGTCGATGTGAAGAAGCAAACCATGCTAAGCCATTGCATTAATAATGGGATAACACAGTGCAAATACAAAAACAAGCTCTACATGTGACATAAGTGTGCAACAGAGCATGGACCAAATGATAACTGTCGGTCACTCGTGGCTGCTGTCTGTTTTTTTCACgacaggaccagagagaggagaggacaggtgcggggaagggaggagaggacaggtgaggggaagggaggagaggacaggacaggtgggggggaagggaggagaggacaggacaggtggggggaagggaggacaggacaggtggagggaagggaggacaggacaggtgtgTGGGAGGGAGGACCGTTTCAGACATACAGTGCCAAAAAGTTTGCcccctctctgattctctatttTTGATACTAAATGTTATGATCTTCAACCGAAACCTGAGTTTACCCCCAAAAAgatacttattttatttattgaatAAAAAATTCTGCAACACCCAAttccctgtgtgaaaaagtaattgcccccttacactcaataactggttgtgccacatTTAGCTGCAataatgactgcaaccaaatgcttcctgtagttgttgatcagtctcacagacagacagacagagagacacacagtaagCACTAGGCTGCACGGTAAGCACTAGGCTGCACGGTAAGCACTAGGGGCTGACACACACAAGTATGCAAAGACACGCTTACCAGTGGTGTTTGGcggatgtgacaaatacaatttgatttgatgcatgtgcacacacacacagtcagtcagacacacgCACCGCCCCTAATCCTCAATGGAGGGGGGGAGGCGGAGTGTCCACAGAATAAACCTGTTTTATAGGATTAGATGGAGGAAGTCTGCTGTGCCAAGGAAGTGTCTCCCTAACAAGCCAGTGAGCAGAGAGAAGTgaatgtgagagagacagagtgggacacagaagagaaaggggagagagagaaagtgtagaGAATGAAGGAGGGTAAGAGAGTGGCTCGGTGAGGTAAACCATCTGGAAAAGATTACTGGGACTCCAGCATCCACCCGTGTGTacgagagagaggggtaggagagaggaggagaaagagggatggcGTGGGGAGGCAGGCTCCCTCTCCATGCTGTTGGATAGACAGCTGTGATTATCATTCCAGTAATGTGAGATCAAGTCCTTGTCTAAGATGTAACCATGAAATATCACGCAAGCTCACTTAAGTAAATAAACAACTGTTGCATCTTCAATTAAACAAAACAAAGGGTGTAACTGTGGGCCGGAGGGAATGCAGTCCCCCCCTTCCACCCACCatacacctttactccacacagacctCTACTGGCCATTCTCTGAAATGCTTATATGAAAAACTAGGCTTATTTGGACACTAATACTGTATGTCTCTATTTATTTCCCATGTAAGGTTAATAAATATTCTATTGGTTCACTTCCCATGTAGGAGGTGAGCTCGGAACACAAACAGGTGTCTAAGGAGAGTGACACAGTTCTCCATAGATGAGAGCCGTTTCCTTGCCTGGTGGGCTCACACTCAACGTACGCGTTTAGTCTGTGCAACCCTGACTAACTTAACACTTGgggaggtgtgtttgtgtgtgtgttgccccatAAACACACCAGCGGCTGGAGAGAGACTAGGGAAACCACATAAGATAAACAATGAGTCCCACAACAAAGAGGACCAGGCCAGCACACTGGCAggatgacaaacacacacacactgctccattCCATGCTCGTTCGCTCAGGGCTGACTAACAGCACTGATATCACTCACGGCCCGGAGCCTCCCAACAGCATGCTACAACCTGACACCAGGCCAGCCGTAACATCAGCACCATACGCCAGGCAGGGCGGTGAGTCAGGGTGCTCCACAGCAGTCGGCAGGCTATGCTGCAGGTGGCCAGGCACAGTATTTTCCCCCACAGACAGATGGGATCAGGAGATCTGCTCTACATTAGacccacctgtctctctgtgtgtgtttgtcttgagTTACACACAGTTCTCTCACTTTTGTTGAAAAGTAGTATCTGATCTGGCAAATGATCATACAAGGACTGTATTCCttcctttttattttacctttatttaactaggcaagccagttaataaattcttattttcaatgacggcctaggaacagtgggttaactgcctgttcaggggcagaacgacagatttgtacctcgtcagctcgggggtttgaacttgcaaccttccggttactagtccaacgctctaaccactaggcgagtGGTTGCCGCCCCTTAAAGTGATAGTTCAAGactttggcaatgaggccctttatctacatCCCCAGTCAGATGGCCAATGCACAGCTAGCATGGGGGTGATAAGAGAGACTTCCagctcttcttctccccctcctaaaATCACTCTCTCCCCAGCTCATGACAGAAGTAAGTCTCCCGGGGGCTATGAGGACCTGATGATGTCATGAAGGCCTATTATGTGTCATGGACCTGAGACGGAGCTGGTCTGCACGCCTAAATGCCTGTCCAGAAACAGACTAGGAGCCATCAGCCGACAGCCCTCATTAACCTTAAATAGAGATTTAAAAGGAGTTATTGTGTTTGTGTACAGTACTGATAAACATAGAAGTATTTGAATGATTTAGACAAGCCTGAAAAGGACTTTAAGCCATCACCTTCTTGCAGAACAATCTGATCCACATCGCCTCGCTCCAGTTTGCTTTCCCCCTCTCACCAAGATCCACTGCAAGCAACGAGACATCCTGCTTCAAGGTGTCTGAGACAAATAGGTTTAAACGCTACGTGTGAACTATCTTCTTTACAACAGCTCCTCCTATAGACTACGGTACTTCTACCAAACCATAGTGGTTGTCCAGGTAAATTACTGCCAGGTCTACAATAATACAGACGGTACTGCCGTCTGCTGAAACTAATCAAGGGGCCAtttctctgcagtgtgtgtgtgtgtgtgtgtgtgtgtgtgtgtgtgtgtgtgtgtgtgtgtgtgtcagtgggttATGGAGCCGGTGATTTATAGGAGCCAAACACTTATTTAGAGATCATTAGGGGTGTGTTTGATATGTGCGAGTGTATGCCCAGATGCTCCCGCTAACTCAAAAAAACACACACTGGGCAGGAGGATCGCATATGCCACAGCCAAACTAAGATTCCTCACAAGAGTAAATTCAGGGAGAAGATCAATCATTTTTTTGAGGACAGACAAAACGATCTACAGACCGACTCCTTGTAATGATGGAACAAATACTAACTCATAATACTGCAATAACAGCTATTGAAATAGGCTCCAAGTCTACTTCCTGTGTTGTTCAGTAATTTCCACAATTAGTCCTGAAAACATGGTTTATGGATGCCATTCACAGGCAAAGGCCCTTTTCCCTGAGAAGGAAAGCTAACCTATAGAAACAGGAACATACTGTATTTATGTAATGCCCTAATAACTGCTGAAATGTAGCGAGAAGACAATAGACTTCTCTGAATGAGGTTTAACAGCCTTGAAAGGGCCAAACCACGCAATAACTACTAAAACCTACTGTAGCAGCATGTGACAACGGACTGAGGAAGCTGTGTGCAGGTGGTCGTAAGCTAAATGAAGAGGTATTGGTGTCTAGGTGAAAGCTCTGGTCCGTGAATAGTGTAAAGTGTGAAGGAAGAGCCAGTCAGCACTAGATTCggggggctgtatagggctggaTTTGAGCCTGCTGGACAGAGAGGGTGCATTTGGAAACCCATAAAGGAAATAAACAAAATGAAAGAGAAATGGAAGTTGAGACGTGAACTCCCTGTGCTCTGGCATTTCCCTGTATGATGGATGTGTTGGGGGATTctatgacagagagatgggggagagggctGTTCAGCTATATAATATCCAACAATACATCTTTGTAATACCAGAATGATGTCTTTCACATCAGGGCCTTCCGGGAAAAGCCCTCTGATTGCAACAGATTTGATTTTAAAACACTGGGGCCACTAAACCAGCAACAATGTAGAATTGAAACCCTCAATATCCCAAAAGAGACATGACAAAAAATGAAGTGAAACGAAGGTTAAAGTACAAATacacaaaaaaacatttctactgtgtgtgtgtgtgtgcgtctgatGAGGTCTGTACTGCTGCTTTGAGCATGTGTTATGGTTCCTTATCTGCTTAATGTGCTGAACAAACAGCAACTGGAATGCAGCAGTCCACACACTGTTTACTTCAGAGCCCAGACATTCAAAGAACCCTAAATATCAAACCCTTCATttaataattacaaataattcaGTGCCAGGAGACACAAGCAGGTAAACATTCTCAGACTTCCCTGACCTCCCACGGagaacggcacacacacacacacacgtctggtcTGCTAGTCTGCAAACACGGCAATGAAGCATTTCTTATACAAATCTcacagtgggggaaaaaatcaGTGTGTGTTCCAATCATAACAATACACAAGGATTTGAAATGGAACAGGCAGTTTTATTAGAGGACATGGTGTAATTCACGTCACGTATCTGTTAAGATTGCCTAGGTAAAATGTATGGGATGGTATAAGACCACCCCTGGAATTTGGTCCACAACTGTACATGAAGACAAGAGAACTTTGTCATGTTACACAATGAAACTTCTTCAGATGCAACTAAACTGCCTATCCTGAGGGACAGAGGTCTATCCATTCAGTCAGGTGAGTTTCAGTTGGAGCTCtgccacaaagctcatcactgtcTATCTGACTCACTCATCATTGTAGAGCGACAGTTACGACACAGGCTCTCTCACTGTCTTGTGATGGATTTTACTGGTTTGCATCCATTGTTTCAATCCTGTACAGATCTTCATTATACACTATCAGGGCCACAACCGAACTGCTGTGTATTCCATGTGAGAGGAAACATCTTAACACAGTGAGACACTGCTCTGTGTGGTTCACAAGACAAGAACACACAACAAAAGGCCCAAATGAATATCCACAAAAGCCTCAATTTTGCTTTATAGAGCCAGTCAAAGCAGTACCTGTAAGCATGTTTTCCAATTACAAAAAAAGCAGCATCCTAGGTTTGAGGGAGAACATAGTCAGCCCAGAAAGACCACAGTACCAACACTGCTctgagaagggagagatggaggagaaggcaGTCAGACACCCATTCTATTCTTATGGACAATGGTACTCTTATGGTAATCACATGGTAATTACCCCAGTCTGGACAATGTACTAAACACAAACACGAGAGTAAACACACCTCAAACCACTGGTCTAATGGTGAGCTCTGTGTAGGGTTGTAAAATTCCTgtaactttcaataaattcccagGTATTCACAAAGTCCTGGTTGGGGGATCCTAGAATGAGGAGGGAACAAGCAGAAATTCTGGAAACCTCCAACCAGGTTTCCTGGAACCCcaaggaatttattgaaagttcccagAATTATGCAAGCCTAGCCCTGTGTGACCACATCACCACAGATAAAGCACGCTATCCTCTCCCTTGACGGTCTGCTTGCATGAAACCATGGCTTCCCAACAAAACAAAATAGTGGACGGGGtagggatggagaaaaaaaaTACTGAATTGGGAGTTATTGAAATGCTCAGTTCCAGTCTTGGATAAATGATATGATAAGGCAGTTAGTATATTTGCGTGAGTAATTGCATCTGTTAAAGGTCTGTTCTGGCGTTAGGGAGTTAATGGGGAAGGAAGGGTGGCAGGAATGTGTTTATTGGAGACATTTTAAAAGATCTGATCAGTAAAGTCATCTTAGAGACCCAATTCAGTATATACAGtacgagtcaaaagtttggacgcacactcaagggtttttcaaaactatgaaatagcacatatggaatcatgtagtgtccaataaagtattaaacaaatttaaaaaatttatatttgagattcttcaaagtagacaccctttgccttgatgacagctttgcacactaatgccattctctcaaccagcttcatgaggtagtcaccgagagtgcatttcaattaatagatgtgccttcttaaaagttaatttgtggaatttctttccttcttaatgcgtttgagcctatcagttgtgttgtgacaaggtaggggt
Coding sequences within:
- the gchfr gene encoding GTP cyclohydrolase 1 feedback regulatory protein, with translation MPYVLVSTQIRLETGPTMVGDEYSDPTIMNYLGARKTTMLGNNFSEYHVDEPPRLVLDKLEKIGFRLVTMTGVGQTLVWCMHKETE